One part of the Carassius gibelio isolate Cgi1373 ecotype wild population from Czech Republic chromosome B6, carGib1.2-hapl.c, whole genome shotgun sequence genome encodes these proteins:
- the pars2 gene encoding probable proline--tRNA ligase, mitochondrial — MEVFIHHCYRKLPAILSWTLFKALKRSHIKCAIHTSPLVSVPSKPTIPAPLVSRLFQPSNLREGQEGGDLTCRSQRLMLQTGLIHPSNPGCFYYLPVALRSMEKLVRLIDEEMHAIGGQKVDMPALCSAELWRKSGRWELMGKEMFRLLDRHNAEYCLGPTHEEAVTELFASNTISYKKLPLLLYQVTRKFRDEQKPKFGLLRGREFYMKDMYSFDINEEAALHTYHSVCQSYGRIFDRLGLKWVQVQAATGNIGGTLSHEFQLPADIGEDQLLVCGNCGFSANIETMEPGQTECTQCQTGTLTESKGIEVGHTFYLGTKYSQAFKALFVNASNVPAVAEMGCFGLGVTRILAASIEVMSSEDAICWPGLIAPYQVCVLPPKKGSKANEATQVAEELAQSLGNSLPNLRGEVVLDDRVQMTIGKRLKDAKILGYPYVVVVGQKALEDLPSFEVICQQSVETMFLSKEGLVDLLSKVETI; from the exons ATGGAAGTGTTTATTCATCACTGTTATCGCAAGCTCCCAGCCATCCTGTCCTGGACGCTCTTCAAAGCATTAAAAAGAAGCCACATCAAATGTGCCATCCACACTTCTCCCCTTGTCTCTGTCCCTTCCAAACCAACCATCCCAGCACCACTTGTGTCTCGCCTCTTCCAGCCATCCAACCTCCGGGAGGGTCAGGAGGGAGGAGACTTGACATGCCGCAGCCAGAGACTGATGCTGCAGACAGGGCTTATCCATCCCTCCAACCCTGGCTGCTTCTATTACTTACCGGTCGCTCTGAGGTCCATGGAGAAGCTGGTTCGGCTCATTGATGAAGAGATGCATGCGATCGGGGGGCAGAAAGTTGACATGCCGGCACTGTGCAGTGCAGAACTCTGGAGGAAGAGTGGCCGCTGGGAGCTTATGGGGAAAGAGATGTTCAGGTTACTGGATCGGCACAATGCTGAATATTGTCTCGGGCCGACTCATGAAGAAGCAGTTACAGAGCTTTTTGCTTCCAATACGATATCTTACAAGAAGCTGCCACTTCTGCTGTACCAG GTAACACGCAAGTTCCGTGATGAACAGAAGCCAAAGTTTGGGCTCCTACGTGGTCGGGAATTCTACATGAAGGACATGTATTCATTTGACATTAATGAAGAGGCAGCTCTTCATACTTACCACTCTGTGTGTCAATCTTATGGACGGATATTTGACCGTCTGGGCTTGAAGTGGGTGCAGGTACAGGCTGCCACCGGCAACATAGGAGGCACACTGTCCCATGAGTTTCAGCTGCCAGCAGACATTGGCGAAGACCAGTTACTTGTTTGTGGGAACTGTGGCTTCTCTGCCAACATTGAAACCATGGAACCAGGGCAGACTGAGTGCACACAGTGCCAAACGGGCACACTGACTGAATCCAAAGGCATCGAAGTGGGGCACACTTTTTACCTCGGTACAAAATATTCACAGGCATTTAAGGCCTTGTTCGTCAATGCATCCAATGTGCCTGCAGTGGCTGAGATGGGGTGTTTTGGACTTGGCGTCACTCGAATACTTGCTGCTTCTATAGAGGTGATGTCATCCGAGGATGCTATTTGCTGGCCTGGGTTGATCGCTCCTTATCAAGTGTGTGTCCTGCCACCTAAAAAGGGCAGCAAAGCAAATGAAGCCACACAAGTGGCTGAGGAACTGGCTCAAAGCTTGGGAAACAGTCTACCAAACTTGAGAGGAGAGGTGGTACTGGATGACAGGGTTCAGATGACCATTGGTAAACGACTGAAGGATGCTAAAATTTTAGGGTATCCATATGTGGTGGTGGTAGGACAGAAAGCTCTAGAGGATCTGCCCAGCTTTGAGGTGATTTGTCAGCAGAGTGTAGAGACCATGTTCCTTAGTAAAGAGGGGCTAGTGGATCTTTTAAGTAAAGTTGAAACTATCTAA
- the ttc4 gene encoding tetratricopeptide repeat protein 4 yields MSKTMAALGQDEDSDDTMDEFMEKFKTQKYKNAFNESNWEEEFDKVPMFMKKVPENIDPEKQPDLACIQSIIHDDDRTPEEKARSLKDEGNEYFKEKNYKKAIVSYTEGLKKNCMDIELNVVLYTNRAAAHFHLGNMRSALNDATAAKKLKPDHIKAIIRGAQCSMELRNYAGASQWCDEGLKLNPTDKKLQELRATAEKQQREAERDARKAKSKAKKEQNEKEALLAAIKERGIKLLKTKPARHRGSDSEDDDGGGGVSRALMDLELDGISSQKATGARVNMDEQGVLYWPVLFLYPEHSQTDFISAFCENSSFMDHLAVMFGEELPPWDSERKYQPQNLQLFFEDPEQGNLYQVNLENSLLNVLQHQRCLVKAGTPSFIVLVSGSPFSKQFLSGKKVQRLK; encoded by the exons ATGAGTAAAACGATGGCTGCACTAGGGCAAGACGAGGACAGTGACGATACCATGGATGAATTTATGGAGAAGTTTAAAACACAGAAATACAAAAATGCGTTTAATGAAAGCAACTGGGAGGAG GAGTTTGATAAGGTGCCCATGTTTATGAAGAAAGTCCCAGAAAACATAGACCCAGAGAAACAGCCTGATCTCGCCTGCATTCAGTCTATTATCCATGATGATGACAGAACACCTGAAG AGAAAGCCAGAAGTCTTAAGGATGAGGGAAATGAGTACTTTAAGGAGAAGAATTATAAGAAAGCTATAGTGTCTTACACGGAAGGCTTGAAAAAGAACTGTATGGATATTGAACTCAATGTAGTTTTGTACACCAACCGTGCAGCTGCACATTTCCATTTAG GAAATATGCGTTCAGCTTTGAATGATGCCACAGCTGCTAAGAAACTGAAGCCAGACCACATTAAAGCTATAATCAGAG GTGCACAGTGCTCAATGGAGCTGCGTAATTATGCAGGAGCATCGCAGTGGTGTGATGAAGGTCTCAAACTTAATCCCACCGACAAGAAACTACAGGAGCTGAGAGCCACTGCAGAAAAACAGCAG agGGAAGCTGAAAGAGATGCCAGAAAGGCAAAAAGTAAAGCCAAGAAGGAGCAGAATGAAAAAGAAGCGTTGTTAGCTGCCATTAAG gagCGTGGCATTAAACTTCTGAAGACCAAGCCTGCTCGACACAGGGGTTCAGACAGtgaggatgatgatggtggtggaggGGTGTCTAGAGCCCTGATGGATCTGGAGCTTGATGGAATCAGCTCTCAGAAGGCCACAGGAGCTCGTGTTAATATGGATGAGCAGGGAGTCCTTTACTGGCCAGTGCTGTTCCTCTACCCTGAGCACAGCCAGACGGACTTCATATCTGCTTTCTGCGAAAACTCCAG CTTCATGGACCATTTGGCAGTTATGTTTGGTGAAGAGCTTCCCCCCTGGGATTCAGAAAGAAAATATCAGCCACAAAATCTACAG ctgTTTTTTGAGGATCCTGAGCAAGGAAACCTTTATCAAGTTAATCTTGAAAATTCACTTCTTAACGTTCTACAGCACCAAAG GTGCTTAGTGAAGGCAGGGACACCTAGTTTCATTGTGCTGGTATCAGGCTCTCCATTTTCTAAGCAGTTTTTATCAGGAAAAAAGGTCCAGAGATTGAAATGA